One region of Oncorhynchus nerka isolate Pitt River linkage group LG22, Oner_Uvic_2.0, whole genome shotgun sequence genomic DNA includes:
- the LOC115104685 gene encoding uncharacterized protein LOC115104685 — MEDRRIVPTGVAGDPKTMGIPLEVKIEPDTKTRRVREEALPTVPIRVKKEDVSDVPLKVPRFQYVDFPSLHQCIQQLTVPPLDSWLEGCPLALGRPSGGCAPLTSKEKVPKFKYVDYPSLHHCIQQLSVPPLESWSSGLARPGSVATGGPGSTSQPSFVRGNQTGQGDVSASAQKQDKYTAFPFPGPDPSSIQFVNSSNQASHKPQLPQMRLSSLPRARPAVSSQGEEARNKVLCSDQLSQKSSNPKSWVAGMKRVRGAGLLHQSNRKSAGDDNWHADLKKSPESHQEAKVELSDSPDLGQGFWRTIPESVCPFCQNMFSNPEELRIHQKSHREKKPH; from the exons ATGGAGGACAGGAGAATTGTCCCTACAGGGGTAGCAGGTGATCCAAAAACAATGGGCATACCCTTAGAGGTCAAAATTGAGCCGGACACAAAAACCCGTAGGGTGAGAGAGGAGGCACTGCCTACCGTACCCATCAGGGTTAAAAAAGAGGACGTCTCTGACGTGCCACTCAAAGTGCCCAGATTCCAGTACGTGGACTTTCCTTCGCTGCACCAGTGCATCCAGCAGCTCACCGTGCCACCCTTGGACAGCTGGCTGGAGGGTTGCCCTCTGGCCCTGGGAAGACCCTCTGGAGGATGTGCCCCTCTCACTTCCAAGGAGAAGGTTCCCAAGTTTAAGTATGTGGATTATCCCTCTCTGCACCACTGCATCCAGCAGTTGTCTGTGCCGCCTCTGGAGAGCTGGAGCTCGGGGTTGGCCAGGCCAGGGAGTGTGGCGACAGGGGGACCTGGATCCACCTCTCAGCCCAGCTTTGTGAGGGGGAatcagacaggacagggagatgTTTCAGCATCGGCTCAAAAGCAGGACAAGTACACTGCTTTCCCCTTCCCTGGTCCTGACCCCAGTTCCATCCAGTTTGTGAACTCCTCAAACCAGGCATCCCATAAACCTCAACTGCCTCAGATGCGCTTGAGCAGTCTGCCCCGAGCCAGGCCCGCAGTAAGCTCACAGGGGGAAGAGGCTCGCAATAAGGTGTTGTGTTCAGATCAGCTGTCTCAAAAGTCCTCTAATCCCAAATCTTGGGTTGCTGGAATGAAGCGTGTCAGAGGAGCAGGGCTACTCCATCAGAGTAATAGGAAGTCAGCTGGTGATGATAATTGGCACGCAGACCTAAAGAAATCTCCAGAAAGTCATCAAGAGGCCAAAGTGGAGCTCAGTGACTCTCCTGACCTAGGGCAAGGTTTTTGGAGAACCATCCCAGAGTCTGTCTGCCCCTTTTGCCAAAATATGTTTTCAAATCCAGAGGAATTGCGGATCCACCAGAAGAGTCACAGAGAAAAG AAGCCACATTGA
- the LOC115105619 gene encoding retinal guanylyl cyclase 2-like, giving the protein MASHRNSSFLLNLSHHPRWTQDPLMRERRRQRRTEDTKTINSLTPASSSVVLRSRSLWGNWLMLPLLMATYLPCEAWGATFTVAIIGPWTCDPMYSKALPDLAARLATARLNMDPYTKKGYWYDYTLVNEDCKTSNALARFSSLEGYGSAFLGPTNPGYCSSAALFAKNWNKPFLSWGCLKPNMEDGQYPTFHRPLPLSSRVLFSVLRYFRWAHVVIVTSEDDLWEATGHELAASLMALGLPVINVVTMEPDKDGPTKALKRIRELDRVRVVIMCMHSALIGGEAQYQLLTSASNMRMIDRGYVFIPYDTLTYSLPKGTNLHALTNDSLLRKAYDGVLTITMDSGENTFYESFKDAQEKFEIRTSTPPDQVSPFFGTIYNMIYYMAYAVEKSRMVAGRWVDGETMLQSDGGVDFEGFNQHISSDEDGLGMLARYVVLDSDGGDKLYMTHTLEAPHTLGKFGAVKYNGRSIHFAGSSPSTDSRCWFSPYITCSWGMDAGTLFFLFILFCALVGGGAAFYMKRGGQIGTIFGGSGGGGRPLKVILNLDDLIFINTQTSQKKLNEDSMMNSQLDVKTPRHSVSGRSYFGSTPDSSNVAVFEGDWVWLKKCPNGNTVSSVSDGTQSIFTKLRDMRNENLNLFLGLFLDSGIFGVVTEHCTRGSLEDLLNNEDMRLDWMFKSSLLMDLIRGMKYLHNRDVIHGRLKSRNCVVDGRFVLKVTEYGFNEIITTQGVDFDEGRPEDQLWTAPELLRDSSLMKRGSFPGDVYSFAIIMQEVIARCAPFCMLDMPPKEIISKLKSPPPLCRPTVSVDEAPLEVIQVMKQAWSEEPDKRPTFEEIFKQFKSITKGKKTNIIDSMLRMLEQYSTNLEDLIRERTEELEVERKKTDNLLAQMLPRSVCLALKTGKPVRPEHFSEVTLYFSDIVGFTTISALSEPIEVVDLLNDLYTLFDAIIGQHDVYKVETIGDAYMVASGVPNRNGRRHAAEMSNMSLDILHCIGTFKMRHMPDVKVKIRIGLHSGPVVAGVVGLTMPRYCLFGDTVNTASRMESTGLSYRIHVNQSTVDILHELKLGYKVDTRGMTELKGKGVENTYWLAGRAGFDKVLPIPPDLTPGASNHGISLEEIPPDRKQKFLDRQARNK; this is encoded by the exons ATGGCATCTCACAGAAACTCTAGTTTCCTCCTCAACCTCTCCCACCACCCACGATGGACACAAGATCCCTtaatgagggagagaaggagacaaaGAAGGACAGAGGATACAAAAACAATTAACAGTCTGACCCCCGCATCGTCATCTGTGGTGCTACGCTCCAGAAGCTTGTGGGGAAACTGGCTGATGTTACCCCTGCTGATGGCCACCTATCTACCCTGTGAGGCCTGGGGCGCCACTTTCACTGTGGCCATAATTGGTCCCTGGACATGTGACCCTATGTACTCCAAAGCCCTTCCTGACCTGGCTGCCCGCCTGGCCACCGCCCGCCTCAACATGGACCCCTACACTAAGAAAGGCTACTGGTACGACTATACTCTCGTCAACGAGGACTGTAAAACATCCAATGCCCTGGCCCGCTTCTCCTCTCTGGAAGGCTATGGCTCGGCTTTCCTCGGCCCTACTAATCCAGGCTACTGCTCATCGGCTGCTCTGTTTGCGAAAAACTGGAATAAGCCCTTTCTGTCCTGGGGTTGCCTGAAACCAAACATGGAGGATGGACAGTATCCCACCTTTCACAGGCCCCTGCCTCTGTCTTCCCGGGTTCTGTTTTCTGTGCTGCGGTACTTCCGCTGGGCCCATGTGGTCATCGTGACGTCGGAGGATGACCTGTGGGAGGCTACAGGACACGAGCTGGCGGCCTCTCTTATGGCCCTGGGCCTGCCGGTTATCAATGTGGTCACCATGGAGCCGGACAAGGATGGACCCACAAAGGCCTTGAAAAGGATTCGGGAGTTAGACCGTGTCAGAG tgGTCATCATGTGCATGCACTCAGCGTTGATCGGTGGTGAGGCCCAGTATCAGCTCCTAACCTCTGCCTCAAACATGCGTATGATAGACCGTGGCTATGTTTTCATCCCCTATGACACCCTCACATATTCGCTGCCCAAGGGCACAAACCTTCATGCTCTGACCAATGACAGCTTGTTGAGAAAAGCCTACGATGGAGTTCTCACCATCACAATGGATTCTGGTGAGAACACTTTCTATGAAAGCTTCAAAGATGCCCAGGAGAAATTTGAGATTCGCACCAGCACTCCACCAGATCAG GTGTCTCCATTCTTCGGCACCATCTACAACATGATATATTACATGGCCTATGCAGTAGAGAAGAGTCGCATGGTGGCTGGGCGCTGGGTGGATGGGGAGACCATGCTCCAGAGCGATGGTGGGGTCGACTTTGAAGGCTTCAACCAGCACATCTCATCCGATGAAGATGGGTTGGGGATGCTGGCTCGCTATGTGGTCCTGGACTCTGACGGGGGAGACAAACTCTACATGACACACACTCTGGAAGCCCCCCATACCCTTGGCAAATTTGGGGCGGTCAAGTACAATGGGCGCTCCATCCACTTTGCTGGCAGTAGCCCCAGCACAGACTCTCGTTGTTGGTTCAGTCCATACATCACCTGCAGTTGGG GAATGGACGCAGGTACTCTCTTCTTTCTGTTCATCCTCTTCTGTGCGTTGGTTGGAGGTGGAGCTGCCTTCTATATGAA GAGAGGTGGACAGATTGGAACTATCTTTGGAGGATCAGGGGGAGGAGGAAGGCCCTTAAAAGTAATCTTGAATCTGGATGACCTCATTTTCATCAATACCCAGACCAGCCAAAAG AAGCTGAATGAGGACAGTATGATGAACAGTCAGCTGGACGTGAAGACGCCTCGCCACTCAGTGTCGGGACGAAGCTACTTTGGCTCCACCCCTGACAGTTCCAATGTCGCTGTCTTTGAG GGTGACTGGGTTTGGTTGAAGAAATGTCCCAATGGAAACACTGTGTCAAGTGTCAGTGATGGCACTCAAAGTATTTTCACCAAG ctcagGGACATGCGGAATGAGAATCTCAACCTGTTCCTTGGCCTGTTCCTCGACTCTGGGATCTTTGGTGTTGTGACAgagcactgtaccaggggcagCTTGGAGGACCTTCTCAACAACGAGGACATGCGCCTCGACTGGATGTTCAAGTCCTCCCTGTTGATGGATCTGATCAGG GGAATGAAGTACCTGCACAACCGTGATGTCATCCATGGGCGCCTGAAGTCCCGAAACTGTGTGGTGGACGGACGCTTCGTGCTGAAGGTGACTGAGTACGGCTTCAACGAGATCATAACGACCCAGGGTGTCGACTTTGACGAGGGCAGGCCTGAGG ATCAGCTGTGGACGGCTCCAGAGCTACTGAGGGACTCCAGTTTGATGAAGAGAGGATCGTTCCCAGGGGACGTTTACAGTTTCGCCATCATCATGCAGGAGGTCATCGCCCGCTGTGCTCCCTTCTGCATGCTGGACATGCCTCCCAAGG agatCATCAGTAAGTTGAAATCCCCCCCACCACTGTGTCGGCCTACTGTGTCAGTGGATGAGGCTCCACTAGAGGTGATCCAGGTCATGAAACAGGCCTGGAGCGAGGAGCCAGACAAGAGACCCACCTTCGAGGAGATCTTCAAACAG TTCAAGAGTATAACCAAGGGAAAGAAGACCAACATCATAGACTCCATGCTGCGTATGTTGGAGCAGTACTCCACTAACCTTGAGGACCTGatcagggagaggacagaggagctggaggtggagaggaagaagACTGATAACCTGCTGGCCCAGATGTTGCCCAG GTCTGTGTGCCTGGCCCTGAAGACGGGCAAGCCTGTGAGACCAGAGCACTTCTCTGAGGTCACTCTGTACTTCAGTGACATTGTGGGCTTCACCACCATCTCTGCCCTCAGCGAGCCCATTGAGGTGGTAGACTTACTCAATGATCTCTACACACTCTTTGATGCCATCATCGGGCAGCATGATGTCTACAAG GTGGAGACCATCGGAGATGCGTACATGGTAGCCTCTGGAGTTCCAAACCGGAACGGTAGACGCCACGCAGCTGAGATGTCCAACATGTCCCTGGACATTCTCCACTGTATTGGAACCTTCAAGATGAGGCACATGCCTGACGTCAAGGTCAAGATTCGTATCGGCCTGCACTCTG GCCCTGTGGTGGCAGGTGTGGTGGGTCTGACGATGCCTCGGTACTGTCTGTTCGGAGACACTGTCAACACAGCCTCTCGAATGGAGTCCACGGGGTTGT CTTACAGAATCCATGTCAACCAGAGCACAGTCGATATCCTGCATGAACTAAAATTGGGCTACAAAGTAGACACCAGGGGCATGACAGAGCTGAAg GGGAAGGGAGTTGAAAACACTTACTGGTTGGCTGGGAGAGCTGGGTTTGACAAGGTTCTGCCCATACCGCCTGACCTTACTCCAGG GGCAAGTAACCATGGCATCAGTTTGGAGGAGATTCCTCCAGATAGAAAACAAAAATTCCTTGACCGGCAGGCGAGGAATAAGTAG